In one Eulemur rufifrons isolate Redbay chromosome 14, OSU_ERuf_1, whole genome shotgun sequence genomic region, the following are encoded:
- the GUSB gene encoding beta-glucuronidase isoform X3 — protein sequence MEPGPRHKSRAEDRQCPLLRHRGLVNYQVFVQGSEHFQLEVCLRDEEGKVVAEGTGGRGQLQVPSANLWWPYLMHEHPAYLYSLEVRLTAQTAAGPVSDFHALPVGIRTVAVTESQFLINGKPFYFHGVNKHEDADIRGKGFDWSLLMKDFNLLRWLGANSFRTSHYPYAEEVMQLCDRYGIVVIDECPGVGIVLPESFGNVSLQHHLQVMEELVRRDKNHPAVVMWSVANEPASFLKPAGYYFKTVIAHTKTLDPSRPVTFVTSSNYAADLGAPYVDVICVNSYYSWYHDCGHLEVIQLQLATQFETWYRTYQKPVIQSEYGAETIAGFHQDPPLMFSEEYQRSLLEQYHSVLDQKRKEYVVGELIWNFADFMTNQTPTRALGNKKGIFTRQRQPKSAAFLLRERYWRLANETRYHRSVVKSQCLGNSLFPF from the exons ATGGAGCCAGGACCTAGACACAAGAGTCGTGCTGAGGATCGGCAGTGCCCACTACTACGCCATCGTG GGCTGGTGAATTACCAGGTTTTTGTCCAGGGCAGTGAACACTTCCAGCTGGAAGTGTGTCTTCGGGATGAGGAAGGCAAAGTTGTGGCTGAGGGGACAGGGGGCCGGGGCCAGCTGCAGGTGCCCAGCGCTAACCTCTGGTGGCCGTACCTGATGCACGAGCACCCTGCCTACCTGTACTCATTGGAG GTGCGGCTGACTGCGCAGACGGCAGCCGGGCCTGTGTCTGACTTCCACGCTCTCCCCGTCGGGATTCGCACGGTGGCTGTCACTGAGAGCCAGTTCCTCATCAATGGGAAACCTTTCTATTTCCATGGCGTCAACAAGCACGAGGATGCGGAT ATCCGAGGGAAGGGCTTTGACTGGTCACTGCTGATGAAGGACTTCAACCTGCTTCGCTGGCTGGGTGCCAACTCCTTCCGCACCAGCCACTACCCCTATGCAGAGGAGGTGATGCAGCTCTGCGACCGCTATGGCATCGTGGTCATCGATGAGTGTCCCGGCGTGGGCATCGTGCTGCC CGAGAGCTTTGGCAACGTGTCTCTCCAGCACCACCTGCAGGTGATGGAGGAGCTGGTGCGCAGGGACAAGAACCACCCGGCCGTGGTGATGTGGTCTGTGGCCAACGAGCCTGCCTCCTTCCTGAAACCTGCCGGCTACTACTTCAA GACGGTGATTGCCCACACCAAAACCCTGGACCCCTCCCGGCCCGTGACCTTTGTGACCAGCTCCAACTATGCAGCAGACCTGGGG GCCCCGTACGTGGACGTCATCTGTGTGAACAGTTACTACTCCTGGTATCATGACTGTGGGCACCTGGAGGTGATTCAGCTGCAGCTGGCCACCCAGTTCGAGACCTGGTACAGGACCTACCAGAAGCCGGTCATTCAGAGCGAGTACGGAGCGGAGACGATCGCAGGGTTTCACCAG GACCCGCCTCTCATGTTCAGCGAGGAGTACCAGAGAAGCCTGCTGGAGCAGTACCACTCGGTTCTGGACCAGAAACGCAAAGAGTACGTGGTCGGGGAGCTCATCTGGAACTTTGCCGATTTTATGACTAACCAGA CACCAACGAGAGCTCTGGGGAATAAAAAGGGGATCTTCACTCGTCAGAGACAACCAAAAAGTGCAGCCTTCCTTCTGCGAGAGAGATACTGGAGGCTTGCCAACGAGACCAGGTACCACCGCTCCGTGGTGAAGTCGCAGTGTTTGGGAAACAgcctatttcctttttaa